The proteins below are encoded in one region of Corvus hawaiiensis isolate bCorHaw1 chromosome 3, bCorHaw1.pri.cur, whole genome shotgun sequence:
- the CCDC28A gene encoding coiled-coil domain-containing protein 28A isoform X1 produces the protein MEERKIKRRSPKSSTSHSAQVANSKKSSVPVSKSTAFSNPAPQPAVQKPKLKRVIKEKAKPPGGEAKGAQAAPIQHSFLTDVSDVQEMERGLLSLLNDFHSGKLQAFGNECSIEQMEHVRSMQEKLARLNLELYGEMEELPEDKRKLASDSNLDRLLSDVSTGKAENMELSPQQSSVQENAAPGCAVIYS, from the exons atggaagaaaggaAGATCAAGAGGAGGAGCCCCAAATCATCTACCAGTCACTCTGCTCAGGTTGCTAACTCCAAGAAAAGCTCAGTGCCAGTCAGTAAAAGTACAGCCTTTTCCaaccctgccccacagcctgccGTACAAAAACCAAAGTTAAAACG cgtAATCAAAGAGAAAGCCAAACCTCCAGGAGGTGAAGCAAAAggggcacaggcagcaccaATCCAGCATTCTTTTCTCACAGATGTATCAGATGTCCAGGAGATGGAAAGGGGACTTCTGAGTCTCTTGAATGACTTCCACTCTGGCAAACTTCAGGCATTTG GAAATGAATGTTCCATAGAGCAGATGGAGCATGTGCGGAGTATGCAGGAGAAACTTGCTCGCCTCAATCTGGAGCTCTATGGGGAGATGGAAGAACTCCCTGAAGATAAAAGAAAACTAGCCAGTGATTCCAACCTGGATAGACTGCTGTCAGATGTAAGTACTGGGAAGGCAGAAAACATGGAACTTAGCCCACAGCAAAGCTCAGTTCAGGAAAACGCCGCTCCTGGGTGCGCAGTGATTTACAGTTGA
- the CCDC28A gene encoding coiled-coil domain-containing protein 28A isoform X2: protein MEERKIKRRSPKSSTSHSAQVANSKKSSVPVSKSTAFSNPAPQPAVQKPKLKRVIKEKAKPPGGEAKGAQAAPIQHSFLTDVSDVQEMERGLLSLLNDFHSGKLQAFGNECSIEQMEHVRSMQEKLARLNLELYGEMEELPEDKRKLASDSNLDRLLSDLEELNSSIQKLHLADAQDIPNGTTG from the exons atggaagaaaggaAGATCAAGAGGAGGAGCCCCAAATCATCTACCAGTCACTCTGCTCAGGTTGCTAACTCCAAGAAAAGCTCAGTGCCAGTCAGTAAAAGTACAGCCTTTTCCaaccctgccccacagcctgccGTACAAAAACCAAAGTTAAAACG cgtAATCAAAGAGAAAGCCAAACCTCCAGGAGGTGAAGCAAAAggggcacaggcagcaccaATCCAGCATTCTTTTCTCACAGATGTATCAGATGTCCAGGAGATGGAAAGGGGACTTCTGAGTCTCTTGAATGACTTCCACTCTGGCAAACTTCAGGCATTTG GAAATGAATGTTCCATAGAGCAGATGGAGCATGTGCGGAGTATGCAGGAGAAACTTGCTCGCCTCAATCTGGAGCTCTATGGGGAGATGGAAGAACTCCCTGAAGATAAAAGAAAACTAGCCAGTGATTCCAACCTGGATAGACTGCTGTCAGAT CTAGAAGAACTGAATTCATCTAT CCAAAAACTACATTTAGCAGATGCTCAAGATATTCCAAATGGTACCACAggctga